From one Lycium barbarum isolate Lr01 chromosome 6, ASM1917538v2, whole genome shotgun sequence genomic stretch:
- the LOC132645194 gene encoding lysM domain receptor-like kinase 3 yields the protein MQIKPGMYILPRIKIILFVMYYYLFAVHYYCVADSRCTEGCALALASFTIYVGPDDYKEEVVSQISGRLFSNISATEILSYSSFINHRAVTRKINMGVTRKINIPFRCDCLNGEYLGHVFPYTVLPGDSYDSIADNDYNSLITGEWFNNNREVTLMVIVNCSCGNKDVSEDYGLFITYPMQPEENLESIASATNTRSELIQMYNPGVNFSAGTGLLYIPGRDILGNYPPMTTLSGSSGKSIAVMAVASLAGVTLLIAIVYVGIYRKKEQKIAVHISESADKSHPSGQGLLGIAVDKSVEFSYKELSESTNGFNISNKIGEDGFGAVYYAELRGKITAIKKMNRQAKTEFLAELKILTRVHHLNLVCLMGYCVDRYLFLVYEYIDNGNLSQHLRGRDTLPWSTRVQIALDSARGLEYIHEHTVPVFIHRDIKSANILIDKNFHAKVGDFGLTKLVENGNLNIPTRFMGTFGYMPPEYGHSGIISPKVDVYAFGVVLYELISSKEAVVKEDGVDEARSLDALFGESHNHPNPIEGISRLIDPKLEDNYPFDSVHKMAQLAKACTEKDHEMRPTMRSVVVALMALSSSTAD from the exons ATGCAAATTAAACCAGGAATGTATATTTTACCAAGGATAAAGATAATCCTATTTGTGATGTACTACTACTTATTTGCAGTTCATTACTATTGTGTAGCTGATTCCAGGTGCACAGAGGGCTGTGCCTTAGCTTTAGCTTCATTCACTATTTATGTTGGTCCTGATGATTATAAGGAGGAAGTTGTGTCCCAAATATCAGGCCGGTTATTCTCGAACATATCTGCCACTGAGATCCTTAGCTACTCTAGTTTCATAAACCATCGGGCTGTTACCAGGAAGATTAACATGGGTGTTACCAGGAAGATTAACATACCCTTCCGCTGTGACTGCCTTAATGGCGAGTACTTGGGACATGTCTTTCCATACACTGTTTTACCGGGGGATTCATATGATAGTATAGCAGATAACGATTATAACAGTTTGATAACTGGAGAGTGGTTTAACAATAACCGGGAAGTAACATTGATGGTGATAGTGAATTGCTCGTGCGGGAATAAAGATGTGTCCGAGGATTATGGGTTGTTCATCACGTATCCAATGCAGCCAGAGGAAAATTTGGAGTCCATAGCATCTGCGACAAATACAAGATCGGAATTGATCCAAATGTACAATCCAGGTGTGAATTTCAGTGCTGGCACTGGGCTGCTTTACATTCCAGGCAGAG ATATACTTGGGAACTATCCGCCTATGACAACTTT ATCAGGTTCATCAGGTAAATCTATTGCTGTAATGGCAGTAGCATCACTAGCTGGAGTTACATTACTCATAGCCATCGTTTACGTGGGAATTTATAGAAAGAAGGAACAAAAGATTGCAGTACATATCTCAGAATCTGCTGATAAATCGCATCCATCTGGTCAGG GCCTTTTGGGCATAGCTGTGGACAAATCTGTGGAGTTCTCATACAAAGAACTTTCTGAGTCGACTAATGGCTTTAACATTTCTAATAAGATTGGAGAAGATGGCTTTGGAGCTGTTTATTACGCTGAGCTGAGAGGCAAG ATAACAGCAATAAAGAAAATGAACAGGCAAGCAAAAACCGAATTTCTTGCTGAACTGAAAATTTTGACGCGTGTACATCACCTGAACCTG GTGTGCTTGATGGGATATTGTGTTGACAGGTATCTCTTCCTTGTATATGAGTACATTGACAATGGTAATCTAAGCCAACATCTACGTG GGAGGGACACACTGCCATGGTCAACGAGGGTGCAGATTGCACTAGATTCTGCCAGAGGTCTTGAATATATACATGAACACACAGTCCCCGTTTTCATCCATCGTGATATCAAATCAGCAAATATCCTGATAGACAAAAATTTCCATGCAAAG GTTGGAGATTTTGGCTTAACGAAACTGGTTGAAAATGGAAATTTAAATATACCTACACGTTTTATGGGTACATTTGGGTACATGCCACCAGA GTATGGTCATTCAGGAATTATCTCACCTAAAGTCGATGTCTATGCTTTTGGCGTTGTCCTTTATGAATTAATTTCGTCAAAGGAAGCGGTAGTCAAGGAAGATGGTGTAGACGAAGCAAGAAGCCTTGATGCTTTG TTTGGAGAATCTCATAATCATCCAAATCCAATTGAAGGCATTTCCAGATTGATAGACCCCAAACTCGAGGACAATTACCCCTTTGATTCAGTCCACAAG ATGGCACAGCTTGCTAAAGCTTGTACCGAGAAAGATCATGAGATGCGGCCGACTATGAGATCAGTAGTGGTTGCACTTATGGCACTCTCATCATCGACAGCAGATTGA
- the LOC132645193 gene encoding autophagy-related protein 18h-like, with translation MKKTQNNNSSNNKSKVKNGSNNTNGFLPNSLKFISSCIKTVSSNVRSASATVAGSSSDDHRKDQVLWACFDRLELGLSSFKRVLLIGYSDGFQVLDVEDASNVCELVSRRDDPVTFLQMQPIPAKADGREGYKRSHPLLLVVACDDTADSASAQTGRDAFVEPQGGSIIHSPTTVRFYSLRSHSYVHVLRFRSTVYMVRCSPKVVAVGLAAQIYCFDALTLENKFSVLTYPVPQLGVQGVTGVNIGYGPMAVGPRWLAYASNNPLLSNTGRLSPQSLSPSPGVSPSTSPGNGNLVARYAMESSKHLATGLINLGDMGYKTLSKYCNELLPDGSNSPVSASASWKVGRVPAHSTETDAAGMVVIKDFVSRAVISQFRAHTSPISALCFDPSGTLLVTASTRGNNINIFRIVPSCSNGTGNQSSDWKASHAHLYKLHRGVTPAVIQDICFSHYSQWVAIISSRGTCHLFVLSPFGGETGLQLQNSHVDGPILLPILSGPWWSRSSFTVNQQSNAPAPAPITLSVVNRIKNSGWLNTVSNVTSSAAGKASVPSGVLSAVFHSSVCREQPAPQNLNALEHLLAYTPSGHLIQYELMPSFGGHHGDSYLRTGTASVVQMQEDDTGVKVDPIQWWDVCRRADWPEREECVHGITLGGREATDIVMRDSLSEDDDTGEKDSAKLCDRSHWYLSNAEVQLRSGRIPIWQKSKIYFCTMSLSGYEDQDLSRSLAAGEIEIEKIPVNEVEIRRKDLLPVFDHFHRISSKWSDDSSAIGKEKSGDTATGISRADSLSEKSFPSGSSQVPGLHEVGMGPISYPCIELSMEESDGLRSSSFTLAPQVSNKAQAALESSPVEDPYVVNSPSPPKSESFSTGGTSAREVQSSNSVITSEASNSSSNRSDLSMNIIDEQTVHDNICDPVDFGQFFQEGYCKASTNNELNEVTELVADMDSSSSPCNKEKPDDDGDSDDMLGGVFDFSEEG, from the exons ATGAAGAAAACCCAAAACAACAACAGCAGTAATAATAAAAGTAAGGTGAAGAATGGGAGTAATAATACAAATGGATTTCTCCCAAATTCATTAAAGTTCATATCATCTTGCATCAAAACGGTGTCGTCTAATGTACGCTCTGCCAGTGCCACCGTGGCAGGTTCCTCTTCCGATGATCACCGCAAAGACCAG GTTCTATGGGCTTGCTTTGACAGACTAGAGCTTGGTTTATCTTCATTCAAACGAGTGCTCCTTATTGGTTACTCAGATGGCTTTCAAGTCCTTGATGTCGAAGATGCTTCAAATGTTTGTGAACTAGTTTCGAGGCGTGATGATCCAGTAACTTTTCTACAGATGCAACCCATTCCTGCAAAAGCTGATGGTCGTGAAGGATATAAAAGATCACATCCACTGCTCTTGGTTGTGGCATGTGATGACACCGCAGATTCTGCTTCAGCTCAAACTGGGAGGGATGCCTTCGTTGAGCCTCAGGGAGGAAGCATCATACACTCACCTACAACTGTACGTTTTTACTCGTTAAGGTCTCACAGCTATGTTCATGTTTTGCGATTCCGCTCTACTGTGTATATGGTGAGATGCAGTCCAAAGGTAGTGGCTGTTGGTCTTGCAGCACAG ATATACTGTTTTGATGCTCTTACCTTAGAGAACAAGTTTAGCGTGCTCACGTACCCCGTGCCCCAATTGGGTGTCCAAGGTGTGACTGGTGTCAACATTGGCTATGGTCCCATGGCTGTAGGACCGAGATGGTTAGCATATGCTTCAAATAATCCGCTGTTGTCAAACACCGGGCGCTTGAGTCCCCAAAGTCTTAGTCCTTCTCCAGGTGTTAGCCCTTCTACATCACCTGGTAATGGAAATCTGGTAGCCAGGTATGCCATGGAATCAAGCAAACATTTAGCCACTGGGTTGATCAATCTTGGGGACATGGGCTACAAGACTTTGTCAAAATACTGTAACGAACTTCTTCCTGACGGGAGTAATTCGCCAGTGTCGGCGAGTGCTAGCTGGAAAGTCGGGAGAGTTCCAGCACATTCAACTGAAACTGATGCCGCGGGCATG GTTGTTATTAAAGATTTTGTTTCTCGAGCAGTTATATCACAATTCAGGGCGCATACAAGTCCTATATCTGCTCTGTGTTTTGACCCTAGTGGCACTCTTCTTGTTACTGCATCTACTCGTGGGAATAATATAAACATATTTCGTATTGTACCTTCTTGCTCAAATGGAACAGGCAACCAAAGCAGCGATTGGAAAGCTTCACATGCCCACCTCTACAAGCTTCATCGGGGTGTGACTCCAGCT GTGATACAAGACATTTGTTTTAGTCACTACAGTCAGTGGGTAGCTATTATTTCATCCAGGGGAACTTGCCATCTTTTTGTCCTATCCCCTTTTGGTGGTGAGACTGGTCTTCAACTACAAAATTCTCATGTTGATGGACCCATCCTTCTACCTATTCTTTCAGGACCATGGTGGTCTAGGTCATCTTTCACGGTCAATCAGCAGTCTAATGCGCCAGCACCAGCACCTATAACGCTCTCTGTGGTCAACAGGATAAAGAATTCAGGTTGGCTAAATACAGTGAGCAATGTCACATCTTCTGCAGCTGGAAAGGCTTCTGTGCCTTCTGGTGTTCTTTCTGCTGTTTTTCACAGTTCCGTATGCCGGGAACAACCTGCTCCGCAAAACTTAAATGCTTTGGAGCATCTTTTGGCTTATACTCCATCTGGTCACTTAATTCAATATGAGTTGATGCCCTCATTTGGTGGACATCACGGTGACTCTTATCTGAGAACTGGGACTGCTTCAGTAGTTCAAATGCAAGAGGATGACACGGGGGTGAAAGTTGACCCCATTCAATGGTGGGATGTTTGTCGAAGAGCTGATTGGCCTGAAAGAGAGGAATGTGTTCATGGCATTACTCTTGGTGGTCGTGAAGCTACAGACATAGTGATGAGAGATTCTCTTTCTGAAGATGATGATACAGGAGAAAAGGATTCTGCTAAACTATGTGACCGGTCCCATTGGTATCTTTCTAATGCTGAGGTGCAGTTGAGGTCTGGGAGGATACCTATTTGGCAAAAGTCCAAG ATATACTTCTGTACCATGAGTCTTTCAGGATATGAAGATCAGGATCTGTCTAGAAGTCTTGCTGCTGGGGAGATTGAGATTGAGAAGATTCCTGTCAATGAGGTTGAAATAAGGCGTAAAGATTTGTTGCCTGTGTTTGACCATTTCCACAGGATTTCGTCAAAATGGTCAGATGATAG CTCTGCCATTGGTAAAGAGAAGTCAGGAGACACCGCAACTGGTATTTCCAGGGCAGACTCTCTCTCTGAGAAAAGCTTTCCTTCTG GGTCTTCGCAAGTTCCTGGTTTACATGAAGTGGGCATGGGGCCAATTTCGTATCCATGTATTGAACTATCTATGGAAGAAAGTGATGGGTTGAGAAGCTCTAGTTTTACTTTAGCCCCACAAGTCAGTAACAAAGCGCAGGCTGCTCTAGAATCATCTCCCGTTGAGGACCCCTATGTTGTAAATAGTCCATCTCCTCCCAAAAGTGAATCCTTCTCCACCGGAGGAACAAGTGCAAGAGAGGTTCAGTCGTCGAACAGTGTCATTACCAGTGAAGCTTCAAACTCAAGTTCCAATCGCTCCGACCTGAGCATGAACATTATTGACGAACAAACCGTTCATGACAATATATGCGACCCTGTAGATTTTGGGCAATTTTTTCAAGAAGGCTACTGTAAGGCCTCAACTAACAATGAATTAAATGAGGTAACTGAACTGGTTGCTGATATGGATAGCAGTAGTAGTCCTTGCAATAAAGAGAAACCTGATGATGATGGGGATAGTGATGATATGCTGGGAGGTGTGTTTGACTTCTCTGAAGAAG GTTGA